In one Candidatus Omnitrophota bacterium genomic region, the following are encoded:
- a CDS encoding nucleotide sugar dehydrogenase, with the protein MIARGLKEKINNKTAKVAVIGLGYVGLPITLEFSKAGFDVFGIDTDKKRLNTLLNKRSYILEIPEQEIKSAIDRKNFFPKPDYKILKEVDIIIICVPTPLRKTKIPNISYIMKATRTIGKYFKRGSLIIVESTTYPGTTRDVILPILSKGGLVEGKDFFLAFSPERIDPGNEKYSLANIPKVVGGISKKAGELTREIYSKIIKKVIMVSSAEAAEIVKLLENTFRIVNIGLINEFAMLCNKLKINAWEVVEAAKTKPFGFMPFYPGPGIGGHCIPADPLYLSWKARKVGFRTKMIDLASKTNLFMPYYVCQQAEKLLIQQNVDISKAKILIMGVTYKKDVNDLRESPALDIIEILKKKGVKVSYCDPYIPYLKIDDINLKRCSCTAKNIRGSDLLVLVTDHTGFDYKFLAANAGLVLDTRNIFGRLGIKTNNIVTL; encoded by the coding sequence ATGATAGCAAGAGGATTAAAAGAAAAAATAAATAACAAGACCGCAAAAGTAGCCGTGATCGGATTGGGGTATGTAGGACTGCCGATAACCCTGGAATTTAGCAAGGCCGGATTTGACGTTTTTGGCATAGACACTGATAAAAAAAGGCTAAATACACTTTTAAATAAACGTTCATATATCCTGGAGATACCGGAGCAGGAAATAAAAAGTGCTATAGATAGAAAAAATTTCTTTCCTAAGCCTGATTATAAAATCCTAAAAGAAGTCGATATTATCATAATTTGCGTGCCTACGCCGTTGCGCAAAACAAAAATACCCAATATCTCCTATATTATGAAAGCAACCCGCACTATCGGCAAATATTTTAAAAGAGGAAGCCTTATTATAGTTGAAAGCACCACTTATCCAGGTACTACCAGAGATGTAATTTTGCCCATTCTTTCAAAAGGCGGATTGGTTGAAGGAAAAGACTTTTTCCTGGCCTTTTCACCGGAGAGAATAGACCCCGGCAATGAGAAATATAGCTTGGCCAATATCCCCAAGGTTGTAGGCGGAATAAGTAAAAAAGCCGGTGAGCTTACCAGAGAAATTTACTCCAAGATAATAAAAAAGGTTATTATGGTTTCGTCTGCTGAAGCGGCGGAGATAGTGAAGTTGCTGGAGAATACCTTCAGGATCGTAAATATCGGGTTGATAAATGAATTTGCAATGCTTTGCAACAAGCTCAAGATAAACGCCTGGGAGGTAGTGGAGGCAGCCAAGACAAAACCGTTCGGTTTTATGCCGTTTTACCCCGGCCCGGGCATAGGCGGCCACTGCATTCCTGCCGATCCGTTGTATCTCTCCTGGAAGGCGCGTAAAGTAGGTTTCAGGACAAAAATGATAGACTTAGCTTCCAAAACAAACCTGTTTATGCCCTATTATGTTTGTCAGCAGGCAGAGAAGCTTCTTATACAGCAAAATGTAGATATATCTAAAGCAAAAATACTTATTATGGGGGTTACTTATAAAAAGGATGTTAACGACCTTCGGGAATCTCCGGCATTGGATATTATTGAGATATTAAAGAAGAAAGGCGTGAAGGTTTCCTACTGCGATCCTTATATCCCATATTTAAAAATAGACGATATAAATCTTAAAAGATGCAGTTGTACCGCAAAGAACATCCGGGGAAGCGATTTATTGGTGCTTGTTACCGATCACACGGGGTTTGATTATAAATTTTTAGCCGCTAATGCCGGACTTGTTCTTGATACACGAAATATTTTCGGACGTTTAGGAATAAAAACCAACAACATCGTAACACTTTAA
- the lptD gene encoding LPS assembly protein LptD encodes MLRVWRLAVGIYLLTGCSGYAQQDSSIVCNGDKIEFLTEEKTVIGEGNVVITYNDIKLTCDKAVVRLDAKQGFLEGNVTLYQDGNTFRAERINYDFETKKGKLINGRGEFKPWYGRGEEIDKVGDKEFLITNGYISTCELDPPHYRVQSKKIKIFLGDKVVAYNVVIYIDKYPVFYIPFYTHSLKDERPKVTITPGREKDWGIFALGQYRYWLNENAQGYIHADWRELRGWAGGIDHDYRSRNFGEGHLKTYYADDLDQQLIESLREREQRYRAQYRHRWQIDNNTLFQAEYHKLSDGTIVKDFFEGEYEEESEPESFISFTRSRPDYIINLTATGRVNDFFTQVERLPEVSLDVPGLRIGNTRFYYQTETSASNLYNRRAGLSDYEAIRFDSFNKFFHTSKLFGWLYFTPYAGARETWYSEDVNGSILNRAIFYSGLDLSTSFWRVFDLESDFLNMGINGLRHLVEPGISYNYRYREPGLKQDKILVFDSIDGITDYNAVTLSLENKLQTKRKFDDEIKKVDLVNLFTAIDYFPETNKISGLEVDLELRPYNWLTCQFDTDYNITSKAMETCNVDLIANGGDKWSFGVGNRYLRHMDNELTVQASYKLNSKWRVWAYQRWGYQADNFMSANFNEQEYRIQRDLHCWTGELAWNRKDADTIWLVLRLKAFPQIEIKGRTTYNEPRIGERGSGY; translated from the coding sequence ATGTTAAGAGTTTGGCGGTTGGCGGTTGGTATTTATTTATTGACCGGTTGTTCCGGCTATGCTCAGCAAGATTCATCTATTGTCTGCAACGGGGACAAAATAGAGTTTCTTACCGAAGAAAAAACAGTAATTGGCGAAGGTAATGTAGTTATTACTTATAATGATATAAAATTGACTTGCGATAAAGCAGTTGTCCGTTTAGATGCCAAGCAGGGTTTTCTGGAAGGAAATGTTACTTTATATCAAGACGGAAATACCTTTCGGGCTGAAAGGATAAATTATGATTTTGAGACCAAAAAAGGCAAGCTTATAAACGGCCGCGGTGAATTCAAGCCCTGGTATGGCAGGGGTGAAGAGATCGATAAAGTAGGAGATAAAGAATTCCTGATAACCAATGGTTATATCAGCACTTGCGAGCTTGACCCCCCGCATTATCGGGTTCAGTCAAAGAAGATTAAAATATTTTTAGGCGATAAAGTAGTTGCCTATAATGTTGTGATATATATAGACAAATACCCTGTATTTTATATACCGTTTTATACCCATTCTCTAAAAGATGAAAGGCCAAAGGTAACTATTACTCCGGGCCGTGAAAAGGATTGGGGGATATTTGCATTAGGCCAGTATCGCTACTGGCTGAATGAAAACGCTCAGGGTTATATTCATGCTGATTGGAGGGAGTTAAGGGGATGGGCCGGCGGTATAGATCATGATTATAGGTCGCGTAATTTCGGAGAAGGACATCTTAAAACTTATTACGCTGATGACTTGGATCAACAACTAATAGAAAGCTTAAGGGAAAGAGAACAGAGATACCGCGCTCAATACCGGCATCGTTGGCAAATAGATAATAATACCTTATTTCAGGCCGAGTATCATAAGTTGAGCGATGGAACCATTGTTAAAGATTTTTTTGAGGGTGAATACGAAGAAGAAAGCGAGCCGGAATCATTCATTTCTTTTACCAGATCACGGCCCGATTATATCATTAATCTGACTGCCACCGGCAGGGTTAATGATTTTTTCACGCAAGTAGAAAGACTTCCCGAGGTTTCATTAGATGTCCCCGGTTTAAGAATTGGCAATACGAGATTTTACTACCAGACAGAGACCAGCGCCTCGAACTTATATAATCGGAGAGCAGGACTTTCAGATTATGAAGCGATAAGGTTTGATAGTTTTAATAAGTTTTTCCATACCAGCAAGTTATTTGGCTGGTTGTACTTCACGCCTTATGCCGGAGCAAGAGAGACATGGTACAGCGAGGATGTAAACGGCAGTATTTTAAACAGGGCTATTTTTTACAGCGGCCTCGATTTAAGCACTAGTTTCTGGCGGGTTTTTGATTTGGAAAGTGATTTTTTAAATATGGGGATAAATGGATTAAGGCACTTGGTCGAACCAGGAATAAGTTATAACTATAGATATAGAGAGCCCGGCCTAAAGCAGGATAAAATATTGGTGTTCGACAGCATTGACGGGATAACCGACTATAATGCTGTTACCCTTAGCCTGGAAAACAAATTACAAACCAAAAGAAAATTTGACGATGAAATAAAAAAGGTCGATTTAGTAAACCTGTTTACGGCTATTGATTATTTTCCGGAGACCAACAAAATTTCCGGCCTTGAAGTTGATTTAGAATTAAGACCATATAATTGGTTGACCTGCCAGTTCGATACGGATTATAATATAACCAGCAAAGCCATGGAGACCTGTAACGTCGACTTAATAGCTAATGGCGGGGATAAATGGAGCTTTGGCGTGGGCAATAGATACTTAAGGCATATGGACAATGAACTGACCGTTCAGGCAAGTTATAAGCTTAATTCCAAGTGGCGTGTGTGGGCTTATCAGCGTTGGGGTTATCAGGCTGATAACTTCATGAGCGCAAATTTTAATGAACAGGAATACAGGATTCAACGTGACCTTCACTGCTGGACAGGAGAGTTGGCCTGGAACAGAAAAGACGCTGATACTATCTGGCTTGTCCTGCGGCTCAAGGCATTTCCTCAGATAGAGATAAAAGGACGTACTACTTACAACGAGCCCAGGATCGGCGAGCGTGGTTCAGGATATTAA
- a CDS encoding sensor domain-containing diguanylate cyclase — protein sequence MLFIVGFISAVMTAALVYYLYYLEQREKLLFQDSSTKIKRECLKIKEKTKKMNSLNTQLDYDLLQIASLYEVTKDMGTALEFSEIFTILSGVIRRTFDFKKSKLILIAEVENHGLIEKIYEIQKGDPIQEEISFKERRKATMLDKELRARPTEVDVGGFDQNVVRLLLKTRKPIFVSPGRAYSSDIKLALPHEIRSFIAVPLIVENKIIAILTLEGFKGDVFDKFLILAGQLALEMKKIELYEVVQELSIMDGLTKAYVRRHFLEMYNAEMERSLRHKFKLSFFMIDIDYFKAYNDRYGHLSGDTALQEITEILKNSLRRVDLVGRYGGEEFAVILPQTDKKGAVQVAERIRWAADNHIFRTYYGEQARLSISIGVACFPGDAKKAKTLIEKADQALYRAKNKGRNRVEIYER from the coding sequence ATGTTATTTATAGTCGGCTTTATTTCAGCCGTTATGACTGCTGCACTTGTTTATTACCTTTATTACTTAGAGCAAAGGGAAAAGCTTCTATTTCAGGATAGCTCAACCAAGATCAAGCGTGAGTGTTTAAAGATTAAAGAAAAGACCAAAAAGATGAATAGTCTTAATACGCAATTAGACTATGATCTTCTGCAGATTGCCTCACTTTATGAGGTTACTAAAGATATGGGTACGGCTTTGGAGTTCTCTGAAATATTTACTATTTTGAGCGGGGTCATACGAAGAACGTTTGATTTTAAAAAGAGTAAATTGATTTTAATTGCTGAAGTAGAAAACCATGGTTTGATTGAGAAAATTTATGAGATTCAAAAAGGAGATCCTATCCAGGAAGAAATTTCCTTTAAAGAAAGAAGAAAAGCGACAATGCTGGATAAAGAATTAAGGGCCAGGCCAACCGAGGTAGATGTTGGAGGCTTTGACCAAAATGTGGTCAGGCTTTTACTAAAAACAAGGAAGCCTATCTTTGTTTCGCCGGGCAGGGCTTATAGTTCCGATATAAAGCTTGCTCTTCCGCATGAAATCAGATCTTTCATTGCAGTACCGTTAATTGTAGAGAATAAGATTATAGCAATCCTAACGCTGGAGGGGTTTAAAGGAGATGTTTTTGATAAGTTTTTAATTTTAGCAGGGCAACTGGCGTTGGAGATGAAAAAGATAGAGCTGTATGAGGTAGTACAGGAACTTTCGATAATGGACGGCTTGACAAAGGCTTATGTCCGCCGGCACTTTTTGGAAATGTATAATGCTGAAATGGAGCGTTCTCTGCGGCATAAATTTAAATTATCCTTTTTTATGATCGATATTGACTATTTTAAGGCTTATAATGATCGGTATGGGCATCTTTCGGGAGATACTGCCCTTCAGGAGATAACGGAAATTCTCAAAAATAGCTTAAGACGCGTTGATTTGGTAGGCAGGTACGGAGGGGAGGAATTTGCGGTTATACTTCCCCAGACAGACAAAAAAGGTGCAGTTCAAGTTGCCGAAAGAATTAGGTGGGCCGCAGATAATCATATTTTCAGGACTTATTATGGGGAGCAAGCCAGGCTTAGTATTTCAATCGGCGTGGCTTGTTTTCCCGGTGACGCCAAGAAGGCAAAGACCCTAATAGAAAAGGCAGACCAGGCGTTATACCGGGCCAAGAACAAAGGGAGAAATAGGGTAGAGATATATGAGAGGTAA
- a CDS encoding sensor domain-containing diguanylate cyclase: MATCPLTLSFSSAIPSKLHIFLICSGIILIMGFFWQRIRRIRRLNEVKLEKMEEKKRKLILEYEKEEVVNQTLNKRLQRYSTLKNVTEDLSSTLSLEELSKVILVQTFKVIGKGEEYFLSLVYRKKGGFSVLSQQRNSKITKLEFRKKGDIFDHWVLRQKQPLIITDTQKDFRFNPGKQNYRSLIIAPIISKERMVGLLRINDQSSYVFSPNDLRLLDIISGLVSVAIENALLYQRTEELAIRDGLTSLYVQTYFKKQLAEECERAKISKIMVSVLMCDLDYFKKYNDQYGHTAGDILLKGIAGILQEKIGNNGLVARYGGEEFAVILSDTNKEQAVIVAEDIRKIIGKKVFLLRRKKTKISVSIGVVSFPQDALDAERLIAAADKALYKAKEQGRNCVCYL, translated from the coding sequence ATGGCTACCTGCCCACTTACCTTGTCTTTTAGCAGCGCCATCCCGTCTAAATTACATATTTTTCTTATCTGCTCAGGGATTATTTTAATTATGGGGTTTTTCTGGCAACGGATTAGGAGAATAAGGCGGTTAAACGAAGTCAAGTTAGAAAAAATGGAAGAAAAAAAAAGAAAGCTTATCCTGGAATATGAAAAAGAAGAAGTTGTAAATCAAACGCTTAACAAAAGGCTTCAGCGTTACTCTACTTTAAAGAATGTAACTGAAGATTTGAGCTCCACATTGTCGTTAGAAGAATTATCTAAGGTAATACTTGTTCAGACCTTTAAGGTTATTGGCAAAGGAGAAGAGTATTTTTTGTCTCTGGTTTATAGAAAAAAAGGAGGTTTTTCAGTATTAAGCCAGCAAAGGAACTCTAAGATTACTAAATTGGAATTCAGAAAGAAAGGGGATATATTTGATCACTGGGTCTTAAGGCAGAAACAGCCGTTGATAATTACAGATACCCAGAAAGATTTCCGGTTTAATCCGGGCAAGCAAAATTACCGGTCTTTGATAATTGCTCCGATAATCAGCAAGGAAAGAATGGTAGGCCTGCTTCGCATAAACGATCAAAGCAGTTATGTCTTTTCTCCCAATGACTTGAGGTTGTTGGACATTATTTCCGGTTTGGTCTCGGTAGCTATAGAAAATGCCCTTCTTTATCAACGGACCGAGGAATTGGCTATCAGAGATGGCTTAACCTCTTTGTATGTTCAGACTTATTTTAAAAAACAGTTGGCAGAAGAGTGTGAACGGGCAAAGATAAGCAAAATTATGGTGTCTGTTTTGATGTGCGATTTAGATTATTTTAAGAAGTATAACGACCAATATGGTCATACAGCTGGAGACATTCTTCTAAAAGGTATAGCCGGTATTCTGCAGGAAAAAATTGGCAACAATGGCCTGGTGGCCCGATATGGAGGAGAAGAATTTGCTGTAATACTTTCCGATACAAACAAAGAGCAGGCAGTAATTGTTGCTGAGGATATTAGGAAAATAATAGGTAAAAAGGTATTTCTTTTAAGAAGAAAAAAGACCAAAATTTCTGTTTCAATTGGAGTGGTTAGTTTTCCTCAAGATGCCTTGGATGCTGAAAGACTTATTGCTGCGGCCGATAAAGCGCTTTATAAAGCAAAAGAACAGGGAAGAAATTGCGTATGTTATTTATAG
- the ugpC gene encoding sn-glycerol-3-phosphate ABC transporter ATP-binding protein UgpC: MATVRLKNVSKAFSNNVQAIKDINIEVADKEFLVVVGPSGCGKSTFLRSIAGLEEITSGEIYIGDKIINNTPPKDRNVAMVFQNYALYPHMDVYGNMAFGLKLRRYPKKEIDKRVNDAATILGLKNLLNRRPRMLSGGQRQRVAVGRAIVRKPYVFLFDEPLSNLDAKLRVQMRTEIRKLHNRLQATMIYVTHDQIEAMTMGDRIVILKDGLINQVADPITLYFKPVNKFVAGFIGSPPMNFMEGSIIKKDRDFYFDEGNFRIKIVEEMVPYMSNYQDKVVIFGVRPEDIYDKLFTPDASPENTLAATCEVIEPMGSEVYLHLTSGKHNFIARMATGTDERAEIGQDIDLVFDMSKAHFFDPKTQDTII, translated from the coding sequence ATGGCTACAGTAAGATTAAAAAACGTAAGCAAGGCATTTTCTAATAATGTCCAGGCAATAAAAGATATAAATATTGAAGTAGCTGATAAAGAGTTTTTAGTCGTAGTAGGGCCTTCTGGCTGCGGGAAGTCAACATTTTTGAGGTCGATAGCGGGTTTAGAAGAAATCACCAGCGGAGAAATTTACATCGGCGATAAGATAATTAATAATACTCCGCCTAAAGACAGGAACGTTGCTATGGTTTTTCAGAATTACGCTCTTTACCCACATATGGATGTTTATGGCAATATGGCTTTCGGATTGAAACTTCGCCGTTATCCTAAAAAAGAAATAGATAAAAGGGTTAACGATGCTGCTACTATACTGGGCCTGAAGAATTTATTGAATAGAAGGCCAAGAATGCTTTCCGGCGGTCAAAGACAGCGAGTAGCCGTGGGCCGGGCAATTGTCCGCAAGCCCTATGTCTTTTTATTTGATGAACCATTGAGCAATTTAGATGCAAAACTGCGGGTTCAGATGAGGACGGAAATCAGAAAACTTCACAACCGCCTGCAGGCAACTATGATCTATGTTACGCATGATCAGATCGAGGCTATGACCATGGGCGATAGGATAGTTATCTTAAAAGACGGTTTAATTAATCAGGTAGCTGACCCAATTACACTTTACTTTAAGCCGGTTAATAAATTCGTAGCTGGTTTTATCGGATCACCGCCGATGAATTTTATGGAAGGAAGTATTATTAAAAAGGATAGAGATTTTTATTTTGATGAAGGTAATTTTAGAATAAAGATTGTAGAAGAAATGGTACCTTATATGTCTAATTATCAGGATAAGGTTGTTATTTTTGGAGTAAGACCGGAAGATATTTATGATAAATTGTTTACCCCTGATGCCTCTCCAGAAAATACTCTGGCTGCCACTTGTGAAGTAATAGAGCCCATGGGTTCTGAAGTCTATTTGCATTTAACCAGCGGCAAACACAATTTTATTGCCCGAATGGCTACAGGAACCGATGAGCGGGCCGAAATAGGCCAGGATATAGATTTAGTATTTGACATGAGCAAGGCTCACTTCTTTGATCCCAAGACCCAAGACACCATTATTTAA
- the accD gene encoding acetyl-CoA carboxylase, carboxyltransferase subunit beta, translating into MSPFGKKRKGVPAGLWTKCKDCGRAIFYKSLRENLMVCPRCSYHFTLGAQERINVLLDPDSFVEHETGLTTVDVLDFKGVKTYKQKLKEDQEKTGLTEACVVGRARIDGREVAFGVTDARFIMGSMGSVVGEKITRLTELAINNKLPLIMVSGSGGGARMYEGMFSLMQMAKTSAALSKYNQAKLPFVSILTNPTMAGVMASFASLGDVIIAEPGALVGFTGPRVIEQTIRQRLPEEFQTSEFLLQHGLIDMIVDRRSLKQTLNLLLGFF; encoded by the coding sequence ATGTCACCATTTGGAAAGAAAAGAAAAGGGGTTCCGGCAGGACTTTGGACAAAATGTAAGGATTGCGGGAGGGCTATATTTTATAAAAGCTTGAGGGAAAACCTTATGGTCTGTCCCAGATGCAGCTATCATTTTACCCTGGGCGCGCAGGAAAGGATTAACGTTCTGTTGGATCCGGACAGTTTTGTTGAACATGAGACAGGCTTAACAACAGTCGATGTCCTTGATTTTAAAGGGGTAAAAACATATAAGCAAAAGTTAAAAGAAGACCAGGAAAAGACAGGTTTAACCGAAGCATGTGTTGTCGGCCGGGCCAGAATTGATGGTAGAGAGGTAGCTTTTGGGGTAACCGATGCCCGTTTTATCATGGGATCTATGGGCTCGGTAGTAGGTGAGAAAATTACCAGATTAACTGAACTGGCTATCAATAACAAACTGCCGCTTATAATGGTTTCAGGGTCAGGCGGCGGGGCGCGGATGTATGAGGGGATGTTCAGCCTGATGCAGATGGCCAAGACCAGCGCTGCGTTAAGCAAGTATAACCAGGCGAAATTACCATTTGTATCTATTCTTACCAATCCAACGATGGCCGGAGTAATGGCAAGCTTTGCCTCTTTAGGTGATGTGATTATTGCTGAGCCTGGGGCTCTGGTCGGGTTTACCGGGCCAAGGGTGATAGAACAGACCATCAGGCAGAGGCTGCCAGAAGAATTTCAGACTTCTGAATTTTTATTACAGCATGGCCTGATAGATATGATTGTTGATCGCCGAAGCCTAAAACAGACCTTAAATCTTTTATTGGGTTTCTTTTGA
- a CDS encoding GspE/PulE family protein: MKFKKNLEQILLEKGKINHKQLSQIVSAREKAGEKIEEFIIREKFVTEEEITEVISEEIGIAFLDLRNFIIDPAVLNIVDEKTARRLHLLPLYKVKDTLTIAMADPQDIISVDEIRVRTGFRNIQVVMSTRTAILEGITQAYTLGSTLDDIIKPITEQGLVYAPSTTVTSHMLTSLAKQPPVIKFVNQMIFDALKSRASDIHIEPLQNKLRIRFRIDGILYDIVSVPMQIHLPVVPRIKILAGLDIAERRKPQDGRFSIEVAGKQIDLRIAVFPMAYGESVSMRILDRTTSFLELEELGFSSDGFKKFQKLIKIPHGIILVTGPTGSGKSSTLYAVLNRISSPEKNILTIEDPIEYLLENVNQAQVNPKIGLDFAAALRSFLRQDPDVIMIGEIRDEETVDMAFRAALTGHLVLSTLHTNDAPTAITRLKDMGLDKNIMASSMLCILAQRLVRTICSSCKISHQPEKNLLDDLDIKPNSETKFYKGKGCDDCNGTGYKGRIGIYELLEVTDEIKILVQKDASIEEIRKQAIAAGMKTLSQDGMDKAKQGITTLEEVIRVTQE, translated from the coding sequence ATGAAATTTAAAAAGAATCTGGAACAGATTTTGCTGGAAAAAGGAAAAATCAACCACAAACAACTGTCCCAAATAGTGTCTGCCAGGGAAAAGGCTGGCGAGAAAATCGAGGAATTTATTATAAGAGAGAAATTTGTTACTGAAGAGGAAATTACCGAAGTTATAAGCGAGGAAATAGGAATAGCTTTTTTGGACCTGAGAAATTTTATAATAGACCCGGCGGTTTTGAATATCGTTGATGAGAAAACAGCCCGGCGGCTGCACCTATTGCCTCTTTATAAGGTTAAAGATACCCTGACTATTGCTATGGCAGATCCGCAGGATATTATTTCTGTCGATGAAATAAGGGTTAGGACCGGGTTTAGGAATATCCAGGTTGTAATGAGCACAAGAACGGCGATTTTAGAAGGCATAACGCAGGCTTATACGCTGGGAAGCACTCTAGATGACATAATAAAGCCAATCACCGAACAGGGACTGGTTTATGCCCCTTCGACAACCGTAACGTCGCATATGCTGACAAGCCTTGCCAAACAACCTCCGGTTATTAAATTTGTAAACCAGATGATTTTCGATGCATTAAAAAGCAGGGCCAGCGACATTCACATTGAGCCGCTACAGAATAAATTAAGGATTCGTTTCCGAATAGATGGAATATTATACGATATTGTTTCTGTGCCGATGCAGATTCACCTGCCGGTAGTTCCCCGAATTAAAATATTGGCAGGATTGGATATAGCTGAAAGGCGCAAGCCTCAGGACGGAAGATTTAGCATAGAAGTAGCGGGTAAACAGATTGATTTAAGGATAGCGGTATTCCCCATGGCTTATGGCGAGAGTGTATCTATGCGCATTCTCGACAGGACCACTTCGTTTCTGGAGCTTGAAGAATTAGGGTTTTCCTCAGATGGGTTTAAAAAATTTCAGAAATTGATTAAAATTCCCCACGGTATAATACTTGTTACCGGTCCTACCGGTTCCGGAAAAAGTTCAACTTTATATGCGGTATTAAATAGAATTAGTTCTCCGGAAAAGAATATTCTTACTATAGAAGATCCGATAGAGTATCTCTTGGAGAATGTGAACCAGGCCCAGGTGAACCCTAAGATCGGTCTTGATTTTGCCGCCGCCTTACGCTCTTTTTTAAGACAGGATCCGGATGTAATAATGATTGGTGAGATCAGAGATGAAGAAACCGTAGACATGGCGTTCAGGGCTGCTTTAACCGGACACCTTGTTCTTTCAACTTTACATACTAATGATGCCCCAACCGCGATAACCAGATTAAAAGATATGGGTCTTGATAAAAACATAATGGCTTCCTCGATGTTGTGTATATTAGCCCAGAGATTAGTCAGAACAATATGTTCTTCTTGTAAAATTTCCCATCAGCCGGAAAAAAACTTGCTTGATGATTTAGATATCAAACCTAATTCAGAAACTAAATTTTACAAAGGTAAAGGATGCGATGATTGCAATGGGACAGGTTATAAAGGCAGGATTGGAATTTATGAATTATTAGAGGTTACCGATGAGATAAAAATTTTGGTCCAAAAAGATGCGTCGATAGAGGAAATCAGGAAACAGGCCATTGCAGCGGGAATGAAGACATTAAGCCAAGATGGAATGGATAAGGCCAAACAGGGCATAACTACCCTGGAAGAAGTAATAAGAGTGACGCAAGAATAA
- a CDS encoding response regulator, with protein sequence MNEKILVVDDEQRLVEMLKTRLEANHYQVITAFDGQEALKKAREEKPDLMILDLMLPKLDGYQVCRLLKFDKTMDKTPIIMLTALGQRDDREWGKKVNADAYITKPFEAEELLECIRRLITKTGKKL encoded by the coding sequence ATGAATGAGAAAATACTGGTAGTAGACGATGAACAGCGGTTAGTTGAGATGTTAAAGACGAGATTAGAGGCAAATCATTATCAGGTTATTACTGCCTTTGATGGCCAAGAAGCACTCAAGAAGGCCAGAGAGGAAAAGCCTGATTTGATGATTCTGGACCTTATGCTTCCTAAATTAGACGGTTACCAGGTCTGCCGTTTATTAAAATTTGATAAGACAATGGATAAAACACCTATTATTATGTTAACAGCGCTTGGTCAAAGAGATGATAGAGAATGGGGTAAAAAGGTTAATGCTGACGCTTATATAACCAAACCTTTTGAAGCAGAGGAATTACTGGAATGTATCAGACGGCTTATAACTAAAACGGGCAAAAAATTATGA